The following are from one region of the Archangium lipolyticum genome:
- the ahcY gene encoding adenosylhomocysteinase encodes MRAAIDLTKFTDYRVADIKLADWGRKEIAIAETEMPGLMAIRDEFAKSQPLKGARIAGSLHMTIQTAVLIQTLEALGAEVRWASCNIFSTQDHAAAAIAAGGTPVFAYKGETLEEYWEYTHRIFEWADGGTPNMILDDGGDATLLIHLGTRAEKDLSVLSNPGSEEETVLFAAIKKQLAAKPGWYSKILANIRGVTEETTTGVHRLYQMAKEGKLAFPAINVNDSVTKSKFDNIYGCRESLVDGIKRATDVMIAGKVAVVAGYGEVGKGSAQALRGLQAQVWVTEIDPICALQAAMEGYRVVTMEYAADKADIFVTATGNYQVITHEHMKRMKNNAIVCNIGHFDNEIDVASLKQYKWENIKPQVDHIIFPDNKRIILLAQGRLVNLGCGTGHPSYVMSSSFANQVLAQVEIFTNPGKYKPGVYMLPRHLDEKVARLQLTKLGAMLTELTPDQAKYIGVPLEGPYKNDHYRY; translated from the coding sequence ATGCGGGCTGCAATCGATCTGACCAAGTTCACCGACTACCGCGTCGCCGACATCAAGCTGGCCGACTGGGGCCGCAAGGAAATCGCCATCGCCGAGACCGAGATGCCGGGCCTCATGGCGATCCGCGACGAGTTCGCCAAGAGCCAGCCCCTCAAGGGTGCTCGCATCGCCGGGTCGCTCCACATGACGATCCAGACCGCGGTGCTCATCCAGACCCTGGAGGCGCTCGGGGCGGAGGTCCGCTGGGCGTCCTGCAACATCTTCTCCACGCAGGACCACGCCGCGGCCGCCATCGCCGCGGGCGGGACCCCCGTGTTCGCCTACAAGGGCGAGACGCTCGAGGAGTACTGGGAGTACACCCACCGCATCTTCGAGTGGGCCGACGGCGGCACGCCCAACATGATCCTCGATGACGGTGGCGACGCCACGCTGCTCATCCACCTGGGCACCCGCGCCGAGAAGGACCTCTCCGTCCTGTCCAACCCGGGCAGCGAGGAGGAGACGGTGCTCTTCGCCGCCATCAAGAAGCAGCTGGCGGCCAAGCCGGGCTGGTACTCGAAGATCCTCGCGAACATCCGCGGCGTCACCGAGGAGACCACCACGGGCGTGCACCGCCTGTACCAGATGGCCAAGGAGGGCAAGCTGGCGTTCCCGGCCATCAACGTCAACGACTCGGTGACCAAGTCCAAGTTCGACAACATCTATGGCTGCCGCGAGTCCCTGGTGGACGGCATCAAGCGCGCCACGGACGTGATGATCGCCGGCAAGGTGGCCGTGGTCGCCGGCTACGGTGAGGTGGGCAAGGGCTCGGCGCAGGCGCTGCGCGGCCTGCAGGCCCAGGTGTGGGTGACCGAGATCGATCCCATCTGCGCGCTCCAGGCGGCGATGGAGGGTTACCGGGTCGTGACCATGGAGTACGCGGCGGACAAGGCCGACATCTTCGTGACCGCGACGGGCAACTACCAGGTCATCACCCACGAGCACATGAAGCGGATGAAGAACAACGCGATCGTGTGCAACATCGGCCACTTCGACAACGAGATCGATGTGGCGAGCCTCAAGCAGTACAAGTGGGAGAACATCAAGCCGCAGGTCGACCACATCATCTTCCCGGACAACAAGCGCATCATCCTGCTGGCCCAGGGGCGTCTGGTGAACCTGGGCTGCGGCACCGGCCACCCCAGCTACGTGATGAGCTCCTCGTTCGCCAACCAGGTGCTGGCGCAGGTGGAGATCTTCACCAACCCGGGCAAGTACAAGCCGGGCGTGTACATGCTGCCGCGGCACCTGGATGAGAAGGTGGCGCGCCTGCAGCTCACCAAGCTGGGCGCGATGCTGACCGAGCTCACCCCGGATCAGGCCAAGTACATCGGCGTGCCCCTCGAGGGCCCGTACAAGAACGACCACTACCGCTACTAG
- a CDS encoding SDR family oxidoreductase, which produces MQQQSILITGSSTGFGRLAAETLARKGHIVFAGMRGIHRRNESAARELNELARRENLRLHVLELDVTDDASVRTAVDRVLETAGRVDAAVNNAGMMATGLDEGFTDDQLQALFDTNVFGVQRVIRAVLPHMRERRSGLLLTVSSNMARITFPFLGIYCASKRAVEGLAESYRYQLAPLGIDSVIVEPGGYPTALFTKIVTPEDTARVDSYGPLAELPQKMFGGLAASLRGPDAPNPQEVADVIARLIETPVGSRPLRTIVDHHLGDALKTLNEVSANVHEQLLTAHGMGELLSPAGSLPPVATTVDV; this is translated from the coding sequence ATGCAGCAGCAGTCCATCCTCATCACGGGCTCGAGCACTGGCTTCGGGCGTCTGGCGGCCGAGACACTGGCGCGCAAGGGGCACATCGTCTTCGCCGGGATGCGCGGCATCCATCGACGCAACGAGAGCGCGGCCCGGGAGCTGAACGAGCTGGCCCGCCGCGAGAACCTCCGCCTGCACGTGCTGGAGCTGGACGTGACGGATGATGCCTCCGTGCGGACCGCGGTGGATCGCGTGCTCGAGACCGCGGGCCGGGTGGACGCCGCAGTCAACAACGCGGGAATGATGGCCACGGGCCTGGACGAGGGCTTCACGGACGATCAGCTCCAGGCGCTGTTCGACACCAACGTGTTCGGCGTCCAGCGCGTCATCCGCGCCGTCCTGCCGCACATGCGCGAGCGCCGCTCGGGCCTGCTCCTCACCGTGTCCAGCAACATGGCGCGCATCACCTTCCCCTTCCTGGGGATCTACTGCGCCAGCAAGCGAGCGGTGGAGGGGCTCGCCGAGTCCTACCGCTACCAGCTCGCCCCGCTCGGCATCGACTCGGTCATCGTGGAGCCGGGGGGCTACCCCACCGCGCTCTTCACCAAGATCGTCACCCCCGAGGACACGGCCCGCGTCGACTCCTACGGCCCGCTCGCGGAGCTGCCGCAAAAGATGTTCGGCGGCCTCGCGGCCTCGCTGCGGGGGCCGGACGCGCCCAACCCGCAGGAGGTGGCCGACGTCATCGCCCGCCTCATCGAGACGCCCGTGGGCTCACGCCCCCTGCGCACCATCGTGGATCACCACCTGGGCGACGCCCTGAAGACCCTCAACGAGGTGTCCGCGAACGTCCATGAGCAGCTCCTCACCGCCCACGGCATGGGAGAGCTGCTCTCCCCCGCGGGCTCCCTACCTCCGGTGGCGACGACAGTGGATGTCTGA
- a CDS encoding acyltransferase family protein — MSSPLPIPLLEAPRPVDAEPSSVRLASNSPREVGSIARRMTLVDGLRGFAALAVVLPHAVGLFIFAGSGALSEWMVRVADFGHRGVEVFFALSGFVIAFSLRHTRLSPRGIGQFILRRSLRLDPPYWVALGLFCGYLLLRAAMTGKPAELPSAPHLLSHLLYLQDVLGYGQLNIAFWTLCIEFQFYLAFAVLLGCAQALSRWSGRDGVLTMFFSVLFVVSLAWPMGLVEMRSHQPHMMYLPSHVFIFLAGALTWWTLEGRLPRAVWYAFVLGLWGLFLWKLDSRVFVTAATSSILYAAGRSHRLYTWLAARPLQYLGRISYSIYLVHVPLCMLLLAVKVRIAPPSDLVSLAFLGVCYAASIAAAHVLYTWVEAPCLEWTKRLKR; from the coding sequence ATGTCTTCCCCCCTGCCGATTCCGCTCCTCGAAGCGCCTCGCCCGGTTGACGCCGAGCCCTCGTCCGTCCGCCTGGCGTCCAATTCTCCCCGTGAGGTGGGGTCGATCGCTCGCCGGATGACCCTGGTGGATGGGTTGCGCGGATTCGCCGCGCTGGCCGTGGTGCTGCCGCACGCCGTGGGCCTCTTCATCTTCGCCGGCTCGGGAGCGTTGTCCGAGTGGATGGTCCGCGTGGCGGACTTCGGACACCGGGGCGTCGAGGTGTTCTTCGCGCTCAGTGGCTTCGTCATCGCCTTCTCGCTGCGCCACACTCGCCTGTCCCCCCGGGGCATCGGCCAGTTCATCCTCCGCCGCTCGCTGCGCCTGGATCCGCCCTACTGGGTGGCACTCGGCCTGTTCTGTGGTTACCTGCTCCTGCGCGCGGCGATGACGGGCAAGCCAGCGGAGCTGCCCTCGGCACCTCACCTGCTGTCCCACCTGCTCTACCTGCAGGATGTCCTGGGGTACGGGCAGCTCAACATCGCCTTCTGGACCCTCTGCATCGAGTTCCAGTTCTACCTGGCGTTCGCGGTGCTGCTGGGGTGCGCCCAGGCGCTCTCCCGCTGGTCGGGCCGCGATGGCGTACTGACGATGTTCTTCTCGGTCCTGTTCGTGGTGTCGCTGGCCTGGCCCATGGGCCTGGTGGAGATGCGGTCCCACCAGCCGCACATGATGTACCTGCCCTCCCACGTGTTCATCTTCCTGGCGGGCGCGCTGACGTGGTGGACGCTCGAGGGCCGCCTGCCCCGTGCGGTCTGGTACGCCTTCGTGCTCGGGTTGTGGGGCTTGTTCCTGTGGAAGCTCGACAGCCGCGTGTTCGTGACGGCGGCCACGAGCTCGATCCTCTATGCGGCCGGACGGAGCCACCGGCTCTACACCTGGCTCGCCGCACGTCCTCTGCAGTACCTGGGTCGCATCTCGTACAGCATCTATCTCGTGCACGTGCCCCTGTGCATGCTGCTGCTGGCCGTGAAGGTGCGCATCGCCCCCCCCTCGGATCTGGTGTCCCTGGCCTTCCTCGGGGTCTGCTACGCCGCGAGCATCGCCGCCGCCCACGTGCTGTACACCTGGGTGGAGGCGCCCTGCCTCGAGTGGACGAAGCGCCTCAAGCGTTGA
- a CDS encoding coiled-coil domain-containing protein, translating into MKRSACLFVLWLALLPSAAWAQGSSCAPGNEVALKGHITQLVSALRIANYRADVLLMEKSFKELDGLLQSTGCASMAPLLCDAECAYQLANVQLFRATGYPLMRETSNAWFPSDPPGGNGEVRDPYEAQAMQGVQRVEQALKNLARQQQAAGSTSNPMDLPLNRFLKAHARLNSLKARLFVAAGDIWYRKASFSRLDNLQYQVAETLGEDDRAKKKGTEYYNAATYYDQAFWVILEARSSLPAANADLFGSELSTLTSLESDVNTRLDSVRKGYLYLNIDPEQLTGNSLAALSRQLVGQREAIRRQEGELRQQMDTWAAKFTTHTNQQLDLANQQNSRVLDLEVYKLAQMQATAGRLTQELRAQVELIDRSMPKFQLEQRIKAIEATLAREQLELSHQLQRIKTQTEQDLLGLEKEAINSRLDDLRFSIDMTMAEYNFAMQVEALLAQKEELDRQYLAGNAELDILEARKGQVQKSIEAAQWRIALTELVINKYKTAQETSFKSARIPIVEQICAVDAELAFYSNSQAHSGYSDPVSGHSCTVPTPGTNQELNLEKICAARDLLKKDQLANIKKIRACIKAGTGPGTATGTGTDTGIVDCGNGIVIGARTVTGTVTVTDTVPDTGTATGNESCSTMTGTEKSVFDAVKNLSAANQAVINQRKAALGKMACAIAEKTAELRKAENAAIGIEAIKGSIELAWAAAAIAAAVPDGETGMVGIFPVKTFRIAESAAQAAQVAAQGVSNVTSFAYQMAQFHHQLESEKLFNKQELLDIANQLEAIQHELNVEKWSNERELAEISVRLAELDGEYANVKNEQEVQRIECDGEKANRVATEAKLLRSRAGLVGQLQQNADESALVQFDIHEQENGRAQAQTEIERLNLEMLEYNRQQEKVRLDQQKLTGMKAAIDRQISMARGYQASVKSLQGEYSDTKTLLKAINEKLKDSIVLREQKEREFVSAVLAQSGKVAFSEIADLKSKLAQLDDADQLVAQVHALEQKLAVEVEGSYKNILAIVRKNIEAGGGQSETANTLFWDFENLAAELSRGAGDMLDYKRRLLENANFTYNLYRSRYNVLAQFAGDVAPISEEYAFISNAMELERVLADCSGLDTNEICKPRSLVWDSKNMTGTVAEFTLENTSTLLQLLLAEGRVRFEISPYGQSLANSQRLGNLVLWHENLMNTESPMLLVHAMALADGSSCGSKAVVRHLGSGTLFSPMSRDNAAPQASLVVRKPTDLELPVWTNAELGLWTARSDTFRSGSFTAAGLETVLQSDRVGKLEYPLVGLPLIGTYELIATPSFVGCLSGSSTSKLKLGFIYVVK; encoded by the coding sequence ATGAAACGTTCTGCATGCCTTTTCGTGCTGTGGCTGGCACTCCTCCCCTCCGCCGCCTGGGCTCAGGGCTCCTCGTGCGCTCCGGGCAACGAGGTCGCGCTCAAGGGCCACATCACCCAGCTCGTCTCCGCGCTTCGGATCGCCAACTACCGCGCGGACGTGCTCCTGATGGAGAAGAGCTTCAAGGAGCTCGATGGGCTCCTCCAGAGCACGGGCTGCGCCAGCATGGCGCCCCTGCTGTGTGACGCGGAGTGCGCCTACCAGCTCGCCAACGTCCAGCTCTTCCGCGCGACCGGCTATCCCCTGATGCGGGAGACGAGCAATGCCTGGTTCCCGTCCGATCCTCCCGGTGGCAATGGGGAGGTGCGCGATCCGTACGAGGCGCAGGCCATGCAGGGTGTCCAGCGGGTCGAGCAGGCCCTGAAGAACCTCGCACGCCAGCAGCAGGCCGCAGGCTCCACCAGCAATCCGATGGACCTCCCGCTCAACCGCTTCCTCAAGGCGCATGCGCGCCTCAACTCGCTCAAGGCCCGGCTCTTCGTGGCGGCGGGAGACATCTGGTATCGCAAGGCCTCGTTCTCCCGCCTCGACAACCTTCAGTACCAGGTGGCGGAGACGCTGGGAGAGGATGACCGCGCGAAGAAGAAGGGGACCGAGTACTACAACGCGGCGACGTATTACGACCAGGCGTTCTGGGTCATCCTCGAGGCGAGGAGCAGCCTTCCCGCGGCGAACGCGGACCTCTTCGGCTCCGAGCTCTCCACGCTCACCTCGCTCGAGTCCGACGTCAACACGCGGCTCGACTCGGTCCGCAAGGGCTACCTGTACCTCAACATCGATCCGGAACAGCTCACGGGCAACAGCCTGGCCGCTCTGTCCCGGCAGCTCGTCGGCCAGCGGGAAGCCATCCGCCGCCAGGAGGGGGAGCTCCGCCAGCAGATGGACACCTGGGCGGCCAAGTTCACCACCCACACCAATCAGCAGTTGGATCTCGCCAATCAGCAGAACTCGCGCGTCCTGGACCTCGAGGTGTACAAGCTCGCGCAGATGCAGGCGACCGCGGGCCGGCTCACCCAGGAGCTCCGGGCCCAGGTGGAGCTCATCGACCGGAGCATGCCGAAGTTCCAGCTCGAGCAACGCATCAAGGCCATCGAGGCGACGCTCGCCCGGGAGCAACTGGAGCTCTCCCACCAACTCCAGCGCATCAAGACACAGACGGAGCAGGATCTCCTCGGACTGGAGAAGGAGGCCATCAACTCCAGGCTGGATGATCTCCGCTTCAGCATCGACATGACCATGGCGGAATACAACTTCGCCATGCAGGTCGAGGCCCTGCTCGCGCAGAAGGAGGAGCTCGACCGGCAGTACCTGGCGGGCAACGCGGAGCTCGACATCCTCGAAGCACGCAAGGGACAGGTCCAGAAGAGCATCGAGGCCGCGCAGTGGCGGATCGCCCTCACTGAGCTCGTCATCAACAAATACAAGACCGCGCAGGAGACGTCATTCAAGTCGGCCCGTATTCCCATCGTCGAGCAGATCTGCGCCGTCGATGCGGAGCTCGCCTTCTACAGCAATAGCCAGGCGCACAGCGGCTACAGCGATCCCGTCTCCGGACACTCCTGCACGGTCCCGACTCCGGGCACGAACCAGGAGCTCAATCTGGAGAAGATCTGCGCGGCCCGCGATCTGCTGAAGAAGGACCAGCTCGCCAACATCAAGAAGATCCGCGCCTGCATCAAGGCCGGGACCGGTCCCGGGACCGCCACCGGGACCGGCACCGACACCGGAATCGTGGATTGCGGCAACGGGATCGTGATCGGGGCCAGGACCGTGACAGGCACCGTAACCGTGACCGACACCGTGCCCGACACCGGGACCGCCACCGGGAACGAGAGTTGCAGCACCATGACCGGGACCGAGAAGTCTGTCTTCGATGCCGTCAAGAATCTCAGCGCGGCGAACCAGGCGGTCATCAACCAACGGAAAGCCGCGCTGGGGAAGATGGCGTGCGCCATCGCGGAGAAAACGGCGGAGCTCCGCAAGGCGGAAAACGCGGCGATCGGAATCGAGGCCATCAAGGGCTCGATCGAGCTGGCGTGGGCCGCCGCCGCCATCGCCGCCGCCGTTCCAGACGGAGAAACCGGAATGGTCGGGATCTTCCCCGTGAAGACGTTCAGGATCGCGGAGTCCGCGGCGCAGGCAGCTCAAGTCGCGGCCCAGGGGGTCTCGAACGTGACCAGCTTCGCCTACCAGATGGCCCAGTTCCATCATCAGCTCGAATCCGAGAAACTCTTCAACAAACAGGAATTGTTGGACATCGCCAACCAGCTCGAGGCGATCCAGCACGAGCTCAACGTCGAGAAATGGAGCAACGAGCGAGAGCTCGCGGAGATCTCCGTCCGACTCGCCGAGCTCGACGGTGAGTACGCCAATGTGAAGAACGAGCAGGAAGTCCAGCGGATCGAGTGCGACGGAGAGAAGGCCAATCGAGTGGCCACGGAGGCGAAGCTCCTCAGGTCGCGTGCCGGCCTCGTCGGGCAGCTGCAGCAGAACGCGGATGAGTCCGCGCTGGTCCAGTTCGACATCCACGAGCAGGAGAACGGCCGGGCGCAGGCGCAGACGGAGATCGAGCGGCTGAATCTCGAGATGCTCGAATACAACCGGCAGCAGGAGAAGGTCCGCCTGGACCAGCAGAAGCTCACGGGCATGAAGGCGGCGATCGACCGGCAGATCTCCATGGCCCGGGGTTACCAGGCCAGCGTCAAGTCCCTGCAGGGCGAATACTCCGACACGAAGACCCTGCTGAAGGCCATCAACGAGAAGCTCAAGGACAGCATCGTCCTGCGCGAGCAGAAGGAGCGGGAGTTCGTCTCGGCGGTCCTGGCGCAGTCCGGCAAGGTCGCCTTCAGTGAGATCGCGGACCTGAAGAGCAAGCTCGCGCAGCTCGATGATGCCGACCAGCTGGTCGCGCAGGTCCACGCCCTCGAGCAGAAGCTGGCCGTGGAGGTCGAGGGCTCCTACAAGAACATCCTCGCCATCGTCCGGAAGAACATCGAGGCGGGCGGCGGCCAGTCGGAGACCGCCAACACGCTGTTCTGGGACTTCGAGAACCTGGCGGCGGAGCTGTCGCGCGGTGCCGGCGACATGCTCGACTACAAGCGAAGGCTGCTCGAGAACGCGAACTTCACCTACAACCTCTACCGCAGCCGCTACAACGTGCTCGCCCAGTTCGCGGGCGACGTGGCTCCGATCTCCGAGGAGTACGCGTTCATCAGCAACGCGATGGAGCTCGAGAGGGTCCTCGCGGATTGCTCCGGGCTGGACACCAACGAGATCTGCAAGCCTCGCTCTCTCGTGTGGGACAGCAAGAACATGACGGGCACGGTGGCGGAGTTCACCTTGGAGAACACGAGCACCCTGCTCCAGCTGCTCCTGGCCGAAGGACGCGTACGCTTCGAGATCTCCCCCTACGGGCAGTCCCTGGCGAACAGCCAGCGGCTCGGCAACCTCGTGCTCTGGCACGAGAACCTGATGAACACCGAGTCGCCGATGCTGCTCGTCCACGCCATGGCCCTCGCCGACGGTTCGAGCTGTGGAAGCAAGGCGGTTGTCCGGCACCTCGGCTCGGGCACCCTGTTCTCGCCCATGTCGCGTGACAACGCCGCTCCGCAGGCGAGCCTCGTCGTCCGCAAGCCCACGGACCTCGAGCTGCCCGTCTGGACGAACGCGGAGCTGGGCCTGTGGACCGCGCGAAGCGACACATTCCGCTCCGGCTCCTTCACGGCGGCGGGGCTCGAGACCGTGCTCCAGTCCGACCGGGTCGGCAAGCTCGAGTACCCGCTCGTGGGCCTGCCCCTGATTGGAACCTATGAGCTCATCGCGACACCGAGCTTCGTGGGATGCCTCTCCGGAAGCAGCACGTCCAAGCTGAAGCTCGGATTCATCTACGTCGTCAAGTAA